The following coding sequences are from one Xiphophorus couchianus chromosome 7, X_couchianus-1.0, whole genome shotgun sequence window:
- the LOC114147476 gene encoding uncharacterized protein LOC114147476, whose translation MGRFMSKVVWLSEIGVRHRNLWNYLTWALVNGPVGVINFIINAFYIFCIVCPLHGERIKKPLKLLLGSLVVSTIVYFLTAFRMFFSEKTADRITEIYLVITLGCLSSSVSSSVWLNFFYYTQFVPAQRTIFIWIKKNIKPIIFFILLLENIYSLLDLVLVIMAPYPTGSELNMTSAVEQASISKPVEELLNQTVDIYAIMVIIKKGNFYLSFVVMMTSSCIIVVYLGMHIRRMVINGRSLSSARLSSQLRVTITGIIPVIPVFFLCCLA comes from the exons ATGGGGAGGTTTATGAGTAAAGTCGTTTGGCTATCTGAAATCGGAGTTCGACACAGAAACTT ATGGAACTACCTAACGTGGGCTCTAGTCAATGGGCCTGTAGGCGTAATCAACTTCataattaatgcattttacaTCTTCTGCATCGTGTGTCCTCTCCATGGAGAAAGGATCAAGAAACCTCTAAAGCTACTTCTGGGCTCCTTGGTTGTCAGCACCATTGTTTATTTCTTAACAGcttttaggatgtttttttctgagaaaactGCTGACAGGATCACTGAAATATATCTTGTGATCACACTTGGCTGTTTGTCCAGCAGCGTTTCCTCCTCTGTCTGGCTGAACTTCTTCTATTACACTCAGTTTGTTCCTGCACAGAGAACCATCTTCATCTGGATTAAGAAGAACATCAAACCAATCATCttcttcattttgcttttagaaaacatttacagtttacTGGATTTAGTCTTGGTTATCATGGCTCCCTATCCTACTGGATCTGAACTTAACATGACTTCTGCGGTGGAACAGGCATCCATCTCCAAACCGGTGGAAGAGTTGCTGAACCAGACTGTGGACATATATGCTATTATGGTTATTATAAAAAAGGGTAATTTTTATCTCTCGTTTGTTGTTATGATGACATCTAGTTGTATCATTGTAGTCTATCTAGGAATGCACATTCGGCGTATGGTTATAAATGGACGGTCCCTTTCCAGTGCTCGGCTCAGTAGCCAGTTGAGAGTCACTATCACTGGCATCATTCCTGTAATTCCTGTATTTTTCCTTTGCTGTCTGGCATGA